ACGTACAAGCGCTCATCAAAGAACAAGTAACCAGCAATCCTGTGGTGTTATATATGAAAGGTACACCGCAATCTCCACAATGTGGATTTTCTGCCAATGTAGTACAAACCCTTAATGCATGCGGCGTGACAGGGCTTTTTACCGTTAATGTGCTTGCTGATCCGGAAATTCGCCAAGGCATCAAGGACTATTCTGATTGGCCAACTGTTCCTCAACTCTATGTTCATGGCAAATTTGTCGGCGGCTCCGATATCGTGAGTGAGATGTATAATAACGGAGAGTTACAGAGGTTACTTCGTTCATAGAAAAATGTTTTTAGGTATTGATTTTGGGCGACCGCAAGGTCGCCTTTTTAATATTTAATTTGGCCCGGCGAGGTGTTTGCGCGCTTGCGCGATGGCAGCTTCAACCTGTTGAGGCGCAGTGCCACCGAGGTGATTGCGGCTGGCCAACGAACCTTCCAGTGTGAGTACAGAGTAGATGTCATCTGCAATGAGTGACGAGAACTGTTGTAATTCCTCCAGCTTTAGATCGCTCAGGTCGCAATTGCGCTGTTCGGCAAAGCGCACCACCAGTGCCACCGCTTCGTGTGCATCCCGGAACGGTAACCCCTTCTTTACCAAATAATCAGCTAAGTCTGTGGCCGTGGCATAACCTTGCAACGCAGCCTCGCGCATGGCTGCGGGCTTGACCGTGATGCCACCTACCATGTCGGCGTAGATGCGCAAGGTTTGAGTGAGTGTATCTACCGTATCGAACAGGGGTTCTTTATCTTCCTGGTTGTCTTTATTGTAGGCCAATGGCTGGCCTTTCATCAGTGTCAATAATGTTACTAGATTGCCGTTCACGCGGCCGGTCTTGCCACGTACCAGTTCCGGCACGTCTGGGTTTTTTTTCTGCGGCATG
This genomic interval from Candidatus Nitrotoga sp. AM1P contains the following:
- the grxD gene encoding Grx4 family monothiol glutaredoxin, whose protein sequence is MDVQALIKEQVTSNPVVLYMKGTPQSPQCGFSANVVQTLNACGVTGLFTVNVLADPEIRQGIKDYSDWPTVPQLYVHGKFVGGSDIVSEMYNNGELQRLLRS